Proteins encoded within one genomic window of Eleutherodactylus coqui strain aEleCoq1 chromosome 1, aEleCoq1.hap1, whole genome shotgun sequence:
- the CALCOCO1 gene encoding calcium-binding and coiled-coil domain-containing protein 1 isoform X2, with protein MEDSCLSQVSCVAFLNVAQTYVPSTKVECHYTLPAGMKGSTSDWIGIFKVEASSIRDYETFVWAVSSEALANGSESHCSVQFQACYLPRPGEQQYNFRYVDQLGVVKGISESFVFNVPRPIEDLVTLEDEEASLDMILVIPKATFLQQQLDLSQQERNDLMRVRLALEEDVSSLKKQIKDLEATLETSNNKHATLNHQYQDLYLREQIIREERDVLSRKETEHRDQILKLEGDIHIMNLKMLEKEKELDTLRTRNLSLGTEKNELKQRLTETTSELERSQLQMDTLREKLRCTQDLLSASQQKVMLLGEELTTVSSIRDRTISDLHKSRLETADLAIKVSDLSLRYKEGMGQWWQEKTALSHSMEAKRDQIVNLKAEKLNLESSLQEERSQRQSLQCQLNHEKDASQVQLSESRRELSELKSALKVAQMEKEQLREEKQELMQYVRRLEERLDKLADDKWRESKVVEEDIPAALNDESVENMRLPQQEDPYKMSDQLSSALPVFPQECHRVVINQPSPIACQLQPLPEDNPDSW; from the exons ATGGAGGATTCTTGCCTGTCTCAGGTGTCATGTGTCGCCTTCTTGAATGTGGCCCAAACCTATGTGCCCAGTACCAAAGTGGAATGCCACTACACCTTGCCAGCCGGTATGAAGGGATCTACCAGTGACTGGATCGGCATTTTTAAA GTGGAAGCGTCTTCCATACGGGACTATGAAACCTTTGTCTGGGCAGTCTCCTCTGAAGCACTTGCAAATGGATCAGAATCTCACTGCAGTGTTCAATTTCAAG CATGTTATCTGCCACGTCCTGGGGAGCAGCAGTATAATTTTCGCTATGTGGATCAGCTTGGAGTTGTGAAAGGAATCAGTGAATCCTTTGTGTTCAATGTACCACGTCCCATAGAAGACCTGGTCACACTGGAAGATGAGGAAGCATCTCTGGACATGATCTTGGTTATCCCTAAAGCTACTTTCTTGCAG caacAGTTGGATCTGTCCCAGCAGGAGAGGAATGATCTAATGAGAGTCAGACTTGCACTGGAGGAAGATGTGAGCTCCCTCAAGAAACAGATCAAGGATCTTGAAGCTACATTGGAGACCTCAAACAACAAACATGCCACTCTTAACCACCAATACCAG GATCTCTACTTAAGAGAACAGATAATAAGGGAAGAACGTGATGTACTGAGCCGTAAGGAAACGGAGCATCGAGATCAAATTTTGAAACTTGAGGGAGATATTCACATCATGAATCTAAAGATGCTGGAAAAAGAGAAGGAGCTTGACAC GCTGAGGACAAGAAATCTGTCACTGGGAACCGAGAAGAACGAGCTAAAACAACGGCTTACGGAGACAACATCCGAGTTGGAGCGCTCCCAG CTGCAGATGGACACCCTACGTGAAAAGCTGCGTTGCACACAGGATTTACTCTCGGCAAGCCAACAGAAAGTGATGCTACTGGGAGAGGAACTAACTACAGTCTCTTCTATCCGGGACCGTACTATCTCTGACCTTCACAAGAGCCGCTTGGAAACGGCTGACCTGGCCATTAAAGTGTCCGACTTGAGTCTGAGGTATAAGGAAGGCATGGGACAGTGGTGGCAAGAAAAGACGGCACTTAGTCATAGCATGGAG GCTAAGAGGGACCAGATTGTCAATCTGAAAGCTGAAAAGCTGAATCTAGAGAGCAGCCTACAAGAAGAGAGAAGTCAGAGGCAGTCGCTTCAATGCCAGTTAAACCACGAGAAAGATGCCAGCCAG GTGCAGCTGTCAGAGAGCAGGAGAGAGCTGAGCGAGTTGAAATCTGCCCTGAAGGTTGCACAAATGGAAAAGGAGCAACTGAGAGAGGAGAAGCAG GAGTTGATGCAGTATGTGAGGAGACTGGAGGAACGTCTGGACAAACTTGCAGATGATAAATGGAGAGAGAGCAAAGTGGTTGAAGAAGATATCCCAGCGGCGCTAA ATGATGAATCTGTTGAAAACATGAGACTACCTCAGCAGGAAGACCCCTACAAAATGAGTGACCAGCTCTCTTCTGCTTTACCGGTCTTCCCACAAGAGTGTCACCGGGTGGTGATCAACCAACCTTCACCAATCGCATGTCAACTGCAACCACTGCCTGAAGATAACCCAGACTCT
- the CALCOCO1 gene encoding calcium-binding and coiled-coil domain-containing protein 1 isoform X1, translating to MEDSCLSQVSCVAFLNVAQTYVPSTKVECHYTLPAGMKGSTSDWIGIFKVEASSIRDYETFVWAVSSEALANGSESHCSVQFQACYLPRPGEQQYNFRYVDQLGVVKGISESFVFNVPRPIEDLVTLEDEEASLDMILVIPKATFLQQQLDLSQQERNDLMRVRLALEEDVSSLKKQIKDLEATLETSNNKHATLNHQYQDLYLREQIIREERDVLSRKETEHRDQILKLEGDIHIMNLKMLEKEKELDTLRTRNLSLGTEKNELKQRLTETTSELERSQLQMDTLREKLRCTQDLLSASQQKVMLLGEELTTVSSIRDRTISDLHKSRLETADLAIKVSDLSLRYKEGMGQWWQEKTALSHSMEAKRDQIVNLKAEKLNLESSLQEERSQRQSLQCQLNHEKDASQVQLSESRRELSELKSALKVAQMEKEQLREEKQELMQYVRRLEERLDKLADDKWRESKVVEEDIPAALSSSNSLLRLPDSDDESVENMRLPQQEDPYKMSDQLSSALPVFPQECHRVVINQPSPIACQLQPLPEDNPDSW from the exons ATGGAGGATTCTTGCCTGTCTCAGGTGTCATGTGTCGCCTTCTTGAATGTGGCCCAAACCTATGTGCCCAGTACCAAAGTGGAATGCCACTACACCTTGCCAGCCGGTATGAAGGGATCTACCAGTGACTGGATCGGCATTTTTAAA GTGGAAGCGTCTTCCATACGGGACTATGAAACCTTTGTCTGGGCAGTCTCCTCTGAAGCACTTGCAAATGGATCAGAATCTCACTGCAGTGTTCAATTTCAAG CATGTTATCTGCCACGTCCTGGGGAGCAGCAGTATAATTTTCGCTATGTGGATCAGCTTGGAGTTGTGAAAGGAATCAGTGAATCCTTTGTGTTCAATGTACCACGTCCCATAGAAGACCTGGTCACACTGGAAGATGAGGAAGCATCTCTGGACATGATCTTGGTTATCCCTAAAGCTACTTTCTTGCAG caacAGTTGGATCTGTCCCAGCAGGAGAGGAATGATCTAATGAGAGTCAGACTTGCACTGGAGGAAGATGTGAGCTCCCTCAAGAAACAGATCAAGGATCTTGAAGCTACATTGGAGACCTCAAACAACAAACATGCCACTCTTAACCACCAATACCAG GATCTCTACTTAAGAGAACAGATAATAAGGGAAGAACGTGATGTACTGAGCCGTAAGGAAACGGAGCATCGAGATCAAATTTTGAAACTTGAGGGAGATATTCACATCATGAATCTAAAGATGCTGGAAAAAGAGAAGGAGCTTGACAC GCTGAGGACAAGAAATCTGTCACTGGGAACCGAGAAGAACGAGCTAAAACAACGGCTTACGGAGACAACATCCGAGTTGGAGCGCTCCCAG CTGCAGATGGACACCCTACGTGAAAAGCTGCGTTGCACACAGGATTTACTCTCGGCAAGCCAACAGAAAGTGATGCTACTGGGAGAGGAACTAACTACAGTCTCTTCTATCCGGGACCGTACTATCTCTGACCTTCACAAGAGCCGCTTGGAAACGGCTGACCTGGCCATTAAAGTGTCCGACTTGAGTCTGAGGTATAAGGAAGGCATGGGACAGTGGTGGCAAGAAAAGACGGCACTTAGTCATAGCATGGAG GCTAAGAGGGACCAGATTGTCAATCTGAAAGCTGAAAAGCTGAATCTAGAGAGCAGCCTACAAGAAGAGAGAAGTCAGAGGCAGTCGCTTCAATGCCAGTTAAACCACGAGAAAGATGCCAGCCAG GTGCAGCTGTCAGAGAGCAGGAGAGAGCTGAGCGAGTTGAAATCTGCCCTGAAGGTTGCACAAATGGAAAAGGAGCAACTGAGAGAGGAGAAGCAG GAGTTGATGCAGTATGTGAGGAGACTGGAGGAACGTCTGGACAAACTTGCAGATGATAAATGGAGAGAGAGCAAAGTGGTTGAAGAAGATATCCCAGCGGCGCTAA GTTCATCAAACTCACTGCTACGTCTCCCCGACTCAGATGATGAATCTGTTGAAAACATGAGACTACCTCAGCAGGAAGACCCCTACAAAATGAGTGACCAGCTCTCTTCTGCTTTACCGGTCTTCCCACAAGAGTGTCACCGGGTGGTGATCAACCAACCTTCACCAATCGCATGTCAACTGCAACCACTGCCTGAAGATAACCCAGACTCT